From the genome of Denticeps clupeoides chromosome 4, fDenClu1.1, whole genome shotgun sequence, one region includes:
- the LOC114788849 gene encoding cholesterol 7-alpha-monooxygenase-like: MMSIAFIWAVVVGFCCCLWLVLGIRRRQPGEPPVENGWIPYLGCALQFGSNPLEFLRSRQRKYGHIFTCKIAGDYVHFLCDPFSYHSVIRQGRHLDWKKFHFATSVKAFGHQSMDPSHGYTTENLHQTFLKTLQGEALTSLIDNMMENLQGVMLQSDTLKVSSDWEVDGIFAFCYKVMFQSGYLTLFGKELGKGDKMQARQEAQKALVLSALENFKEFDKIFPALVAGLPIHVFKSGHSARENLTKSMLHENLSKRENMSDLISLRMLLNDTLSTFNDTSKARTHVALLWASQANTLPATFWTLFYMIRSPDAIRAAREEVQAILESSNQKADPKKPCLILTREQLDNMTVLDSIIKEAMRLSSASLNVRVAKEDFLLHLDNKESYVIRKDDVIALYPQLLHFDPEIYEDPLTFKYDRYLDENGQEKNVFYREGRKLRYYYMPFGSGVTKCPGRFFAVHEIKQFLTLLLCYFDMELVESDLKAPPLDQSRAGLGILQPTYDVDFKYKLKAQ; encoded by the exons ACAGCCCGGGGAGCCCCCGGTGGAGAATGGTTGGATCCCGTACCTCGGCTGTGCCCTGCAGTTTGGCTCCAACCCCCTGGAGTTCCTGCGCAGCCGGCAGAGGAAGTACGGCCACATCTTTACCTGTAAGATCGCCGGGGACTACGTGCACTTCCTCTGTGACCCCTTTTCCTACCACTCAGTCATAAGACAGGGGAGGCATTTGGACTGGAAAAAATTCCATTTTGCTACCTCTGTCAAG GCTTTTGGTCACCAGAGCATGGACCCCAGCCATGGATACACAACAGAAAATCTCCACCAGACCTTCCTAAAGACCCTTCAGGGGGAGGCGCTCACTTCACTCATCGATAACATGATGGAGAACCTGCAGGGTGTCATGCTGCAGTCCGACACACTCAAGGTCTCTTCTGACTGGGAGGTCGACGGCATCTTCGCCTTCTGCTACAAGGTCATGTTTCAGTCTGGTTACCTGACCCTTTTTGGCAAGGAGCTGGGGAAAGGTGACAAGATGCAGGCCCGCCAGGAGGCCCAGAAAGCCCTGGTGCTGAGCGCCTTGGAGAACTTCAAAGAGTTTGACAAGATCTTCCCGGCTCTGGTGGCCGGACTCCCCATCCACGTGTTCAAGAGTGGCCACAGCGCTCGCGAGAACCTCACCAAGTCAATGCTGCACGAGAACCTCAGCAAGCGCGAGAACATGTCTGACCTGATCTCTCTGCGAATGCTGCTCAACGACACGCTGTCCACCTTCAACGACACCAGCAAGGCTCGTACTCATGTAGCTCTTCTCTGGGCCTCTCAAGCCAACACCCTACCTGCCACCTTTTGGACCCTATTCTACATGATCAG GAGCCCAGACGCTATCAGAGCAGCACGTGAGGAGGTGCAAGCAATCCTGGAAAGTTCCAACCAGAAAGCAGATCCCAAAAAACCCTGCCTGATACTGACAAGGGAGCAGCTGGACAACATGACCGTGTTGG ACAGCATCATCAAGGAGGCCATGCGTCTGTCCAGTGCATCCCTCAATGTGAGGGTGGCCAAAGAGGACTTTCTGCTCCACCTGGACAACAAAGAGTCTTACGTCATCCGAAAGGATGATGTCATTGCCCTGTACCCACAGCTGCTTCATTTTGACCCTGAAATCTACGAGGACCCTCTG ACATTCAAATATGACAGATACCTTGACGAAAACGGACAGGAAAAGAACGTGTTCTACAGAGAAGGCCGCAAGCTGCGCTACTACTACATGCCTTTTGGCTCCGGCGTGACAAAGTGTCCTGGACGTTTCTTTGCTGTGCACGAGATCAAGCAGTTCCTCACCCTGCTGCTGTGCTACTTTGACATGGAGCTGGTAGAGTCTGACCTGAAAGCACCTCCACTGGACCAGTCCCGAGCCGGCTTGGGCATCCTGCAGCCTACATATGACGTTGACTTTAAATACAAGCTCAAGGCTCAGTAA